Genomic segment of Prionailurus viverrinus isolate Anna chromosome B4, UM_Priviv_1.0, whole genome shotgun sequence:
tccaggctctgagccatcagcccagagcccgatgcggggctcgaactcacggaccgcgagatcgtgacctggctgaagtcggacgcttaaccgactgcgccacccaggtgcccctatactaaGCTGTTTATTTAGTCATAATAGTTTTAACACATATACCCACAGAAAAATGCTCTCATTAGAATTCTGATCAGAATTGCATTATACCTATGTatcttttttcagaaaattgaCAGTTGTGTCACTTTATCTTATCCATTGTCATAGTATATTTTCCCACTTATTCTGATTCCTTTCAGGTAGGTCCCATCCCTTGTTTGTTAAATTTGTtaagtgttttatggttttgttaCTGATGTGAACAGGAtgtttttatgtttccatttctatgtGTTTATTGCTAAGTGGAAGAAAACCATTGATTTCCTatacttattaaaaaatagattaatatttttaataatgtgaatATAGTGGAACAGTTGAAGTAAtgtttaatacaaataaaattgagATTTTATAAACCTTAAAAACTATCTTTCCCTCCTTACTATCATCTGTTGCAAATTAAACATTGTAGAGGTAGAATAACCTCTGATTTTGAAACAATAGAGGAAGAtattaattatatgttatatttcttaagtaatacttaaatatttaaaagcaatctTGTATGCTGtggggaaatgaaaaagaagtttaatgtggttatgtttgctttttagtaagttttaattttttttttttaatgtttatttttttgagacagagagagacagaacatgaacaggggagggtcagagagatggagacacagaatctgaaacaggctccaggctctgagctgtcagcacagagcccgacgcggggcttgaactcacggaccgtgagatcatgacctgagccgaagtcggccgcttaaccgactgagccacccaggcgccccaagttttaatattttttgacatTCGTATAACCAGTTTTGACTATTTGCAAATAGATCAGAATCAGTATTCTTACAGGTTTGGTAAAGtattaaatacagttttatatctacccttttttttttttaagttttcatttaaattctagttagcacACAGcataatactagtttcaggtgtataacatagtaattcaacacttccatatatcgCCCAGTGCTTGTCACAACAAGTGCACTTCTTCCTCTCCATCACCTGTTTCATCtattccccccacctcccacctcctgtaaccatcagtttgttctctacattatagggtttgtttctttgcttgtctctttttttccttcattatttttttttaataaacttactAAAAATTGCATGAATTATCACAAAGAACTTGCCTGTGTAACTACCACCCAGGTTGAGTGCAgcattttatttagctttttatttaaaataattctgcacTTAAGAGAAAGAATTCCTGCATACCTTTCACTCAGGTTCTCTTTAACATTTGCCTCATCTATTGTTCTCTTTCTCAGGGGAATATGACAATtacaccaaatatatatattctgtatagtATACCAGTAACATTCCATTTTCTCCTTGGAAGACAGAAAGATAGAGGGCAGATGTGGAAAATGTTATATTGGTGAATCTCTATTCATCtactttttctgaattatttgaaaGTAGTTTGTGTATTTTTGGATGGAATACTAGACAAGTAGATATCATGTCCTTTTCAGGATTGTCACATCTGGAGGCACATGATATCAGATTTTATCACTTGGATAAGGTGTATCTAGTTTCTCTAGTGTGTCattactattttttcctcttataatTAGTAATTTGCACTTCTAAAAAAACTGACTTTCTCTGTATTTCCTATgttagtaaaaatttttaaaccaatTTTGAATGAGTATAATATTCGATTTTGTATCTAGTATAATTTTATTAGTGATTTCGCTCTATTTTCTGTAACCTGGAATTAGTTGTAAAGGCTTAGATTATATTTAGATTTTGACAGGGACATACAAGTGATACTGTGTTCTTCATATTGAATCATAGTCTGTTGCATCAGATACAATGTCAGATTGTTCTGTTACTAGTTTTACTGTATGTGGTCACTTGGTTAATGTGATACTAGccagctgtttcttttttaaaggtacttttttctttttgcagtttCCAAGTAGTCTGTGGGTAGTTTGGTACCATTGGAATATCCTTTTTTTCAACAgcctttttcttaattattttaatatccaTTCGTGCTTTATCAGTTTTTTCATTGGGGACTGCAAAATGGTGAATTTCTAATTCTGTAgttctttctacatttattagcTGATTTTCTATAAGAAGAATTTTCCTGTATCAGCTGGGTCTCAATTAACTTTATCAGTTAACTATAGTTTCTTATAGGCAAAGTTAaaacatgctttatttttctgtttaccAGTTTTCAGAGGAAGGAATTGATCTACATGCAATCTTAATTTCTACGTTAAAGACAtgcatttttatatgatttttataaacGTGATATttggtgctttaaaaatataagtgtaAGTAGCTTTCAAGTTATCCATGCAGTGAGTTCagaaatgtttacaactgtttgAAACTAATAATCAGATTCCTTTGTATCTTTCggttttacttacattttatgCTCTTAACACATCtagtaaaaatgatgaaatattgaAAAGACTCCGAAATATGAAAGAGGTGTGGGAAGTTTACATACTCTGTAAACACTTCTGTGAAGATTCTCTTTCGAGCAGTTATTTTGATAGTTTTGTTGtacatacataatttatttaaaaagtatttctaacCCACCTCTGTCACTTGGATGAATTAATTGccttttcaaataattattggctcagaatgtttttttcattttactgattgCTATGTATTTGCTAAATAGACTGAACGTCAAAATATCAAATTTAGGAAAGAGGACAGGCTCCTTGataatattttttgtctttagaaCGAACCTGGAATTCTAATTTTAGATGCTGGCAGTGTATTTCTTGAATATTACTAATGGCTTTCAATTTGAACTCAAGACTTAGGAAAAGAATTTCTTTAATCTAGCTTCTGATTGGTACCTCTTTAGCAACAATGTAGAACATTCCATAACCTTTTGAAGAATTACTGCTTCTAAGAATCAGCTATGCAGCTTCAGAAGTGTAAGATGTTTGAGACCTGTTGATTTCATTATTGGAGATCTTTATTGTGCCATattctgattctaaaatgtagTTAGATAGCATTTGAAATTTAATTATACTTAGCATTTTAATCTATAAGAAATGGATTTGAAGAATTGAAGAGAAAAAATGGGAATTGATAATGACCAATTTCATTTTCATGGCCCCACTGCATGATATCCATCAATTCCCTGTGGACATAGTCTTTCGTCTTAGCCATTCTAGAAAAAACATTTggggatgtttttgtttttcacaaaatGGCTTTTGAGGCAAGGGGTGCAATAATGGTATGGCTGTTGTATATGTGCCAGAATTATGGCCCATGTAAGAGACAACTGTgatatgttttgtttaaaaactgATGTCTTTAGCCAGTATTCTTATGCCTGGAAATGATTGATTCTTAGAATGTTTGGGTTCTTGGTTTCCCGGAAAGATTTTTGGATTCATGGGAGAGAATAAACTGGAGTTATATCTGGAGGTCAGGAGATTGTGGCTTGTCTGTCCCATCATGGAGTGAGCAACTATAAGTGTATTGCAGCTAAAAAAGATTGAGCCACATGTTgagaatatactttttaaaggatCGTATCCTGTTACCTTCTAGTCTGAGGATGTTCCTTTGAATACTTGTAATTGCCTCTTGAATCTTCACTATTCTGATTAAAAGTAATTCATACACATTTAAGTATTTGTGGCGTTCAAAACTGACCTTAACAGATGGTGctgcaatatttcatttttttgtaatgtcaGTATATAGATCCAAAATACatttccaaacagaaaataagccaaagaagCCTCTGTGATGCTTAAGTATCCCTAAAATGACATAGGACGGCCCCTTTGTGTCATTGTAGCAGATTAGAGGTGCTAGATGTTGGCACACAGGTAGCTGTTGGTGGTAGGAAGTAATCATAACTTGACAATGACCAAGAACTCACAGTATTTGGAAACATTAATATAGGGGCATACTCTAGAGCAGTGATGttaactttttctataaagagccatgtagtaaatatttcaggccaTGAGTGTTACTCACTTATGCTTTTATAGCATGCACGTAAGTACCTATAGACAGTATGTACACAAATAGACATAGTTGTATTGCAGTAAAATTTTGATTACGAGACACGTACCAGGCTGTATTTTGTATTTGCCTGCAAGCCACAGTTTGAGGAAAATAGGAGTAATCTTGAAGgcatcactttatttcttttatttttaaattaaaacatttttttaatgtttatttattattgagagacagagagagcatgagcatgggaggggcagagagagggggagacgcagaatctgaaacaggctccaggctctgagctgtcagcacagagcccgatgcagggctccagcccacaaactgtgagatcatgtcctgagccgaagttggacactcaactgactgagtcacccaggcgccccaatgaaggCATCGCTTTATACTGAGTATAATTTATACCTCAGTGATCACTGAGTTGTGAACTGTGTATTCAATATTGCCAGTAATGTATGAAAGttataagaactttttaaaagattttcatttgATAAGTTACTATTTTTGAAAGGTGCTGCTTAAAGGGAGTCAGTGTATCTTCTCATTTCCCAGATActgaataaaaaatgtttgttatccCTGGCAGTTTTCAAATATGAGCCATATCCTTGAAGGAGCATCGCCTCTTACATTAGCAAGATCCTGCAAAAgcacataatattttatattttgacgAAAGTGTATGTAGATTTCCGGTCAAGTTTTCATATTAGTACTTACCCTGTTGATGAAATTAAACGTTAATTTTTGGTGTGGTCTTTTGAAGTCTCTCAGAGTAACCTTGAGTggaaggataattttttttcttccactgctTGGTTTCCAGGactcttttctggcttctctgtttttttttttttttattttcctttttgtgttatttttgtgtGGCAAAGTTTTAGTCTCCTTGACTATGAATGAAATTTCACTTGAGGACTTTGAGAGTCTTACAAAAAAGGTTTAACTTGATTTGGCTTGATTGCAAGTGTGTGACAACTCGTATTTCAGAAACTTTGCTGATGTTTAATATAAGAAATTGAATGTGTGACATTTTTATCTAAAATGTCTTATATTAGTGTATTTTTATCTCTCAGCTTTTATGCTTATCTGCTGTTTCTAAAGTGACTAATACTATGCTATACATACTATAAAGGCGAACAGCTGCTTGGAGAACTAcaagtgaagaaaagaaagcattagaTCAAGCTAGTGAAGAGATTTGGAATGATTTTCGAGAAGCTGCAGAAGCACATCGACAAGTTAGAAAATATGTTATGAGCTGGATCAAGCCTGGGATGACAATGATAGAAATCTGgtaaaaggaatatatttttgtaagaatgtgataaaaaaaaatttttttttaagtgctaacTCTCCAGTTGTAATGTTTGGCTTTCTTACTACTTTGCTTAAACTTGAAGTGAGGGTTCTAGAAATATGAGTTCTTATACTGTAAATGTAATGAGGAAACCATAAGAGGACATTTATACCTCAACAACCCTATTTTGTACTTTGTACACTTATATGTGCAGATGCACACATTACTCTGATTCTTACTTTCTGTGTGGAAGTCTATTACTTCACTAacaatttgtattaaaattattgGTCACAAAACAGTTACAATGCAATGAAGAAACCAATAAAAGTActttgtctctagttttcctttcGAGTAGTAATTAGCTATAAAAGGCAACAGTTCTCTAATTcagacagttttttaaatgtgcaacattgagcaaataaaatgtaatcaaCATTTATATTAGTCTGAGTGGAGAATCTCACTTCCTAGTAACTATTTAAAAGTGGATTgtgtggttctgtttctccagaTTTCTAGtggaattgaatttttttaatcttctatcTTTTAGAAATGAGCTACTATTTTCATAGCATCAGAGAACTATTAGTCATTCACATCCAGGAATTGTTCAGATCTTTCCCAGAAAGTAACTTAAGAGTTTTAGTAAATTCTCTGGACCTGATGACCTTTAAggtatataaagataaaaatgtaaataatttttttttttttaaatagtgaaaagtTGGAAGACTGTTCACGAAAGCTAATtaaagagaatggattaaatgcaGGCCTGGCATTTCCTACTGGGTGTTCTCTAAATAACTGTGCTGCCCATTATACTCCAAATGCTGGTGACACAACAGTATTACAGTATGATGACATCTGTAAGATAGACTTTGGAACACATATAAGTGGTGAGTTTTTGGaaataatcccccccccccctccagaaAAAAGTAGTCTTCTCTCTGTTAGATGGGGCTCAGGTACTTGAACTccctaattttcttctttatgcctCACTTTTCAGTAGAGTTGTGTTGAGCCAGTTTTTGAGATTTACTTTTAAGTATCCTACTACATGGAGTATAATGCAAACCATTGGGTAATTGAGGTTTATAACTCTTTGTATCAAGGTGAGAAGAAATTAATCTTGTTTATCTATTCATGTTGTTTCAGAAATTTATCTGTTAATAagaacaacaaacatttacttaGAACATTTAAGTTTACCAACCTTTATACACTTGCTAGCTTTTCTAAATTCTGCCCCCAAACCTTGTTGGGTGAGTACCTTTTATCTCACTTAGGTGAGAAAATAAAgttcagataaagaaaataaaattcagataaagTACTTACCTGAGGTTTTGCTAAATTGCAGCAGCTGCACTGATTGGTGTCTGTAGACCTTTACATTTTCTCTGCCCACATTACTGTTCCTTAGTccccaggtttttctttttttgatttgtttctgtttatatttttgcttATCCACCTAGGTTAGTACTATATTGGTGCTATCTTGAAATGTTATATACTGACCCTGGAATTAGTCTTTGCATTCTGAAACTTTTATATAacttatttgtactttttttcactttgattttGAATGCTGTGTGGGTACTTGGACTGCTCCCTTCATTTGAGCCCATCGTTTTATTTGCATGTTAACTAGGCAGATTAATAGAATAGATGCAATAAAGTAGACAAATTGACTAGCTGATACATCAACTTAAAGaagaattttctctttcaggTAGGATTATTGACTGTGCTTTTACTGTTACTTTTAATCCCAAATATGATACATTATTAAAAGCTGTAAAAGATGCCACTAACACTGGAATAAAGGTATGTGAACTGGAAGCACAATTTCATTCAATGTATTTTGAGCATTTTATAGCCTGTTGAAGGTCTTTGGATTATGTAAGACTGGTCCACTGCCCTTAGGATTTTAAGTGGACAATTCTAGTATAATATACCAAGGTTTTATAAAGGAAGTTATAATATACAAAGCAGTTTATCTAATTGTCCTTTATTTTAGAATACTTATAAATTGTAATAAAATTATGCATTTTGAGTAACAACTAtatatatcattttgtttttagtgtgCTGGAATTGATGTCCGTCTGTGTGATGTTGGTGAGGCCATCCAAGAAGTTATGGAATCCTATGAGGTTGAAATAGATGGGAAGACATATCaaggtatgtttttaaaaaatgaatattattttgaaatgcatgTGACCTCTTGCAGAATTAATTTTACAAAGTAGTGTTGAGTGCTTTCTTTATCTCCTGGGAATATAAAGAGGGAAAACGGAGGGAAAATAACTTCATCTTATTAGGAAAACTGTGGTCACTAGGTGGGAACTCTTGCCGAGCTGCGGTGGTAGCTGATAAGATACCCAGGGATTTATCTGAGAATGGCCAAAATGTAGACTTGGTTTTCTGTGACTAAGTCAAATTGAGGCTTAAAAAGAAGCCAGGGACTCATTCCATTGATGAgcccttcaccttttttttttaagttgagttcAGAATTTAGAGCCCAGTTAATtccttgtgtgttttttctttaatctttattccCTTTGCCTCTTGGTCTTTCCCAGCCACTGCCTTAGGTACACCATCCCAGAGTCACCTGTGCTTTGTGCTGCTTTCCCAGCTCTCAGGGTCTAACCACTGTCCTCCTTCCTGATCTGTGCTCACTGCTCTCTGTAACTACTGTTctaataactttttaattttatttttatttatttttattttttagtgagtATATTTATTCTAATAACTTTCTTAAGGAGTGTTTCCCACATTTCCTTTAACCAAATCCTGTCTCTCCCTTGTAGTCATCTGAGCAGGGACATTCATACCTCCTTGACCTCTGTAAATTCACATGATTTATTTAGCATTCTTTGCCTGACCTTGTTGATACTGATAGACTACTGTGTTTCTACCAACTGCAGAAGGTATTCTTCCTCTGCAACCTGATGGTGTATGTCCTTGTTGCTCACAAATCCGTAATCCTGTAAACATCAGTGCAAATAAATCATTTGTACAGTACAATCAATATAAttgttgttgtttcattgttgTAGAGTTGAAAAAACCTTGCTACCTAATTCTGCCTTAAAAGAAAGACAACTTGTACTGGAATTCTAGCACTGcagagatagatttttttaaaccatttttattgtGGAATATCACTGAAAATACATGCAACACAAAAATTCAGTTAAACAATTGTAAAAGTTATGTAATTTTATCCCTTGAGAAATAGAATATTGTCAGCATTCCAAAAGCCCTTCAATTCTGTATACTCTTTTGAATTACAGCAGTCTTCCTCTAGCAAACCACAGTCTTGAGTGCTAAAGTatttacatttgcttttctttatatctttagtGTCTATGCATCCTTAAACAACAGTATATTTGTCCTTaacttttacatatataataataaaacaacatgTATATAATTGTGcctgttgttcttttttctttaggttttattttgttgttcagtGTATCCCcaacctttcatttttattgttgagtagtattccattgtgtgaatataccacaatttgttctGTAATTGGTCTCAAGACCTTGGAGTTGTTTGGATTTTCCTTATTAACATTTGGAATGTGCTATAATTGTAAAATTTAAGATAGGGAGGTGTGTGGATTCCATTATGTAGGCCAAAGCTTTCTGGATTTTTCTACACCCTGGTGGCAGTCCTGCTAGATTCATTTTGTGTCCTGGGATCTTCAAGCCCTAGGACTGGAAGTCCAACCCCCCCCTTTGTCAACTGAAGACAAAACTGTATGAGTTggtttgtgaaaaaaataaaaaaatgtatggttTTACATCCTATCATTTTGACACAGTATCCACATTTTCACATTACCTTTTGGTCCAtaactgtaaaaatattttttgtttgtaatcACTGTGTACATGACATGTACTGTGTAATATAACTTTATATTAACAGTACCTCCTtaagggcacttggctggctcagtccatggagtgTGTGACTTtatctcaaggttgtgggtttgaaccccatgttcggtgtagagattaaataaaaaaaaaaaaagttaaaaacgaATGAAAAACAATACCTCCTTAGATGACCCCCCCATTGTTACCTCATCacatagttttttcttttcccatcatCCCCCTTTACTCCCTTCTAGTTTTTAGTAAATTGCAATTAACATGTTTTCTATATTCTGCTAGTTTTCCAGTTTGTATTTAACTATGTCAATGCGAGGTTATTTAGTAGTGCCGTATCGTTTTTAAACCAATGCTTGAACTCTGTGCCAGAAAGCCAAGAGATCTGTTTGTGCTTCTGGAAACCTTGAATAACTGTTTTCCTATTATGCCAGTGAAACCAATCCGTAACCTAAACGGACATTCAATTGGGCCGTATAGAATACATGCTGGGAAAACAGTGCCCATCGTGAAAGGAGGAGAGGCTACAAGAATGGAGGTATGTATGCCATACATACAAAGTGTTTATTGTGaagcattctgatttttttttttccctaaactaAAGTTAGTGATAGTTGAGTATATAGTATGTTGAGCAAAATTAACTTGCCATCTTTACTGGTCTGTGTGAGTATGCAAATTGTGTCTGGTCAGGCCAGGGCTCAGTCAGCTATGGAAGTTGGGTATATCAGAGGATTGTTCATTCAACACTTAATGAGTATTTACTAAGCATCTCTGAGATGCCAGTCTCTTTAGTAGTCACTGAGGATGTAgtagtgaacaaaataaaattccctGCCTGTATAAAGCCTACATTCCAATAGGAGGACATAGACCAAAAAGTGCTAAGGAGATAAAGCAAGGAAGGGTGGATGACTACCAGGGGGTTATttcatgttgtttcttttttttttttttaattttttttttttttcaacgtttatttatttttgggacagagagagacagagcatgaacgggcaaggggcagagagagagggagacacagaatcggaaacaggctccaggctctgagccatcagcccagagcctgacgcggggctcgaactcacggacctgtgagatcgtgacctggctgaagtcggacgcttaaccgactgcgccacccaggcgcccctatttcatgTTGTTTCTTATATGAAGTAAATAATAACCTCAGCCTGAAGTTAACAAATGGCAATTTTAATTGGCTctgaatttttcttctctccccttgaCCTTACATATTCTTTAGGAAGGAGAAGTGTATGCCATTGAAACCTTTGGAAGCACAGGAAAAGGCGTTGTTCATGATGATATGGAATGTTCACATTATATGAAAAATTTTGATGTTGGACATGTGCCAATAAGGTGAGAGACTGTTGTTTTTATAGGGGTATTAAGCTTCTTTTCCCAGTtagtagcatttttaaaaatgtgacaaacATTCACAGTGGTATATTCATTAATGTACAGTTCTATAGCCTACCAGTAAGCTGTGTGGATTTTTATAATACAGCAAGGAAATTGGCCTGTTAAAAATCTTAACTGAGATGAAAATGATATAGGCAAGTATTCTCTTCAGATCCAGTTTCTAATAATTGTTAATACTTTCAGAGAGAATCATTTTGCTGGCATTTCTAGGTTTTTGTTCTTAATATTTTCCTATTGATAAactttctatttttacctttttttcccccttaaactTTTTGGAGAAGATGGTTGAAGGATGGATTTATACCTCCTTTATGTGCAGGTCTTTCAGCTTGGtgcacaaaaaaggaaattaccaCCATAATACTGTTGATGAGTCTCTACTGGGAATTTAACACACATATGtagacacataaataaatacgTAAGATAGTCTTCAGGTGGTCTCCCATTCAGCTGCCATCTATAATTAGGTATGGGCTGTTACACATTCTGACTTTTGAATgt
This window contains:
- the METAP2 gene encoding methionine aminopeptidase 2 isoform X1 translates to MAGVEEAASSGSHLNGDLDPDDREEGAVSTAEEAAKKKRRKKKKSKGAATAGQQEPDKESGASVDEVARQLERQALEEKERDDDDEDGDGDGDGAAGKKKKKKKKKRGPKVQTDPPSVPICDLYPNGVFPKGQECEYPPTQDGRTAAWRTTSEEKKALDQASEEIWNDFREAAEAHRQVRKYVMSWIKPGMTMIEICEKLEDCSRKLIKENGLNAGLAFPTGCSLNNCAAHYTPNAGDTTVLQYDDICKIDFGTHISGRIIDCAFTVTFNPKYDTLLKAVKDATNTGIKCAGIDVRLCDVGEAIQEVMESYEVEIDGKTYQVKPIRNLNGHSIGPYRIHAGKTVPIVKGGEATRMEEGEVYAIETFGSTGKGVVHDDMECSHYMKNFDVGHVPIRLPRTKHLLNVINENFGTLAFCRRWLDRLGESKYLMALKNLCDLGIVDPYPPLCDIKGSYTAQFEHTILLRPTCKEVVSRGDDY
- the METAP2 gene encoding methionine aminopeptidase 2 isoform X2, producing the protein MAGVEEAASSGSHLNGDLDPDDREEGAVSTAEEAAKKKRRKKKKSKGAATGQQEPDKESGASVDEVARQLERQALEEKERDDDDEDGDGDGDGAAGKKKKKKKKKRGPKVQTDPPSVPICDLYPNGVFPKGQECEYPPTQDGRTAAWRTTSEEKKALDQASEEIWNDFREAAEAHRQVRKYVMSWIKPGMTMIEICEKLEDCSRKLIKENGLNAGLAFPTGCSLNNCAAHYTPNAGDTTVLQYDDICKIDFGTHISGRIIDCAFTVTFNPKYDTLLKAVKDATNTGIKCAGIDVRLCDVGEAIQEVMESYEVEIDGKTYQVKPIRNLNGHSIGPYRIHAGKTVPIVKGGEATRMEEGEVYAIETFGSTGKGVVHDDMECSHYMKNFDVGHVPIRLPRTKHLLNVINENFGTLAFCRRWLDRLGESKYLMALKNLCDLGIVDPYPPLCDIKGSYTAQFEHTILLRPTCKEVVSRGDDY
- the METAP2 gene encoding methionine aminopeptidase 2 isoform X3, which codes for MAGVEEAASSGSHLNGDLDPDDREEGAVSTAEEAAKKKRRKKKKSKGAATDGDGDGDGAAGKKKKKKKKKRGPKVQTDPPSVPICDLYPNGVFPKGQECEYPPTQDGRTAAWRTTSEEKKALDQASEEIWNDFREAAEAHRQVRKYVMSWIKPGMTMIEICEKLEDCSRKLIKENGLNAGLAFPTGCSLNNCAAHYTPNAGDTTVLQYDDICKIDFGTHISGRIIDCAFTVTFNPKYDTLLKAVKDATNTGIKCAGIDVRLCDVGEAIQEVMESYEVEIDGKTYQVKPIRNLNGHSIGPYRIHAGKTVPIVKGGEATRMEEGEVYAIETFGSTGKGVVHDDMECSHYMKNFDVGHVPIRLPRTKHLLNVINENFGTLAFCRRWLDRLGESKYLMALKNLCDLGIVDPYPPLCDIKGSYTAQFEHTILLRPTCKEVVSRGDDY